Proteins encoded together in one Salarchaeum sp. JOR-1 window:
- a CDS encoding thiamine pyrophosphate-binding protein has product MGYSGADLFVDALEQYGVQHVFGNPGTTELPVMNALAGSDLDYVLGLHEDVAVGMAAGYASTRRYHADDDESVLPVGVANLHVAPGLAHGLGNIYGASVAGAPLVVTAGNHSTEFRHEEPILSGDLVEMTQQFTKWSADVLDVEALPSMLRRAFRVALTPPTGPVFLGLPLDVMMAETDAAPERLGAVPSGGRGDRSQVERAADAFADAENPVLVVGDGVARAGTDAVDAAVELAEAAGARVHAEILACEVDFPASHDQWVSYIPPDEDTARTLLDTDTVAFVGCSTNTTLTAHSGDLVPDATFVHVGDDAWQLGKNQPADVAVLGDPGETMAEIAAAVESRVSDGERQSRLERVAAMKQMAQAEMAGDDDVDDPRRSKGELVDALRDAAPDAYIVDEGVTAKYELLTRWPLEPEQAISNKGGGLGYGLPASVGAALAESMRDDPRQVVGHVGDGSYLYYPQSLYSAARYDLDLTVVVPDNRNYRILKNNMQGLFGEGDYEYVGMDFDPPVDIPKNAESHGATGVRVDPEDDLDAALDDALAQSGPTVVDVLVHDE; this is encoded by the coding sequence ATGGGGTACTCGGGCGCGGACCTCTTCGTCGACGCCCTCGAACAGTACGGCGTCCAGCACGTCTTCGGGAACCCCGGCACCACCGAGCTTCCCGTGATGAACGCGCTCGCGGGCAGCGACCTCGACTACGTGCTCGGCCTGCACGAGGACGTGGCGGTCGGGATGGCGGCGGGGTACGCGAGCACGCGGCGCTATCACGCGGACGACGACGAGTCCGTGCTCCCCGTGGGGGTGGCGAACCTCCACGTCGCGCCCGGACTCGCGCACGGACTCGGCAACATCTACGGCGCGAGCGTCGCGGGCGCGCCGCTCGTCGTCACCGCGGGCAACCACTCCACCGAGTTCCGTCACGAGGAGCCGATTCTCTCCGGCGACCTCGTGGAGATGACCCAGCAGTTCACGAAGTGGAGCGCGGACGTCCTCGACGTCGAGGCGCTCCCGTCGATGCTCCGCCGGGCGTTCCGCGTCGCGCTGACGCCGCCGACCGGCCCCGTCTTCCTCGGCCTCCCGCTGGACGTGATGATGGCGGAGACGGACGCCGCGCCCGAGCGCCTGGGCGCGGTTCCGAGCGGCGGCCGCGGCGACCGCAGTCAGGTCGAGCGGGCGGCCGACGCGTTCGCGGACGCGGAGAACCCCGTGCTCGTCGTCGGTGACGGCGTCGCGCGCGCCGGGACGGACGCCGTGGACGCCGCGGTCGAGTTGGCGGAGGCGGCGGGGGCGCGCGTGCACGCCGAAATTCTCGCCTGCGAGGTGGACTTCCCGGCGAGCCACGACCAGTGGGTGTCCTACATCCCGCCGGACGAGGACACCGCGCGCACGCTCCTCGACACCGACACGGTCGCGTTCGTCGGGTGTTCGACGAACACGACGCTCACCGCGCACTCGGGCGACCTCGTGCCGGACGCGACGTTCGTCCACGTCGGCGACGACGCGTGGCAGCTCGGGAAGAACCAGCCCGCTGACGTGGCCGTGCTCGGCGACCCCGGCGAGACGATGGCCGAGATCGCCGCTGCGGTCGAGTCCCGCGTGAGCGACGGCGAACGCCAGAGCCGCCTGGAGCGCGTCGCCGCGATGAAGCAGATGGCGCAGGCGGAGATGGCGGGCGACGACGACGTCGACGACCCGCGGCGGTCGAAGGGCGAACTCGTGGACGCGCTCCGGGACGCCGCGCCCGACGCGTACATCGTGGACGAGGGCGTGACCGCGAAGTACGAACTGCTCACGCGGTGGCCGCTCGAACCCGAGCAAGCCATCTCGAACAAGGGCGGCGGCCTGGGGTACGGCCTGCCCGCGTCCGTGGGTGCGGCGCTCGCCGAGTCGATGCGCGACGACCCCCGGCAGGTCGTCGGGCACGTCGGTGACGGCTCCTACCTCTACTACCCGCAGAGCCTCTACTCGGCGGCCCGCTACGACCTCGACCTCACCGTCGTCGTTCCCGACAACCGGAACTACCGCATCCTCAAGAACAACATGCAGGGGCTGTTCGGCGAGGGGGACTACGAGTACGTCGGGATGGACTTCGACCCGCCCGTGGACATCCCGAAGAACGCCGAGAGCCACGGCGCGACCGGCGTTCGCGTCGACCCCGAGGACGACCTCGACGCCGCGCTCGACGACGCGCTCGCCCAGTCAGGCCCCACCGTTGTCGACGTACTCGTCCACGACGAGTAG
- a CDS encoding SDR family NAD(P)-dependent oxidoreductase, which translates to MVSRFSVAGDTAIVTGASSGIGRAIAERFADDGANVVVCSREQENVDPVSDHINDGDYDGTALAVECDVTDRDAVDALVQATVEEFGSVDVLVNNAGASFMAPFEDISENGWETIVDINLTGTYHCTQAAGEHMRENGGGRVVNLASVAGQRGSPMMSHYGAAKAGVINLTKTLSYEWSGDDVRVNCIAPGFVATPGVESQMGVSADNIERDDVERRIGTSEEIADLAQFLASPASSYIVGETVTAAGVPRIEESPEI; encoded by the coding sequence ATGGTAAGCAGATTCAGCGTGGCGGGCGACACCGCCATCGTCACCGGCGCGTCGTCGGGCATCGGCCGAGCAATCGCGGAACGGTTCGCCGACGACGGCGCGAACGTCGTCGTCTGCTCGCGCGAACAGGAGAACGTCGACCCCGTCAGCGACCACATCAACGACGGCGACTACGACGGAACCGCCCTCGCGGTCGAGTGCGACGTGACCGACCGGGACGCCGTCGACGCGCTCGTTCAGGCGACCGTCGAGGAGTTCGGGTCGGTGGACGTGCTCGTGAACAACGCGGGCGCGTCCTTCATGGCGCCCTTCGAGGACATCAGCGAGAACGGCTGGGAGACGATAGTGGACATCAACCTCACCGGCACCTACCACTGCACGCAGGCCGCCGGCGAGCACATGCGGGAGAACGGCGGCGGCCGCGTCGTCAACCTCGCGTCCGTCGCGGGCCAGCGCGGCAGTCCGATGATGAGTCACTACGGCGCGGCGAAAGCCGGCGTCATCAACCTCACCAAGACGCTGTCCTACGAGTGGTCGGGCGACGACGTGCGCGTGAACTGCATCGCGCCCGGGTTCGTCGCCACGCCCGGCGTCGAGTCCCAGATGGGCGTCAGCGCGGACAACATCGAGCGCGACGACGTCGAGCGCCGCATCGGCACGAGCGAGGAGATCGCCGACCTCGCGCAGTTCCTCGCCAGCCCCGCCTCCTCGTACATCGTCGGCGAGACGGTGACCGCGGCGGGCGTCCCGCGCATCGAGGAGTCCCCCGAAATCTGA
- a CDS encoding class I adenylate-forming enzyme family protein → MDVPAYLQNAERTNAAALFDATADQRPDATAIEGENRSFTFSDLRERSRALAGGLHDRGHTEGDRLLLYLPNCPEYVTTILGGLRAGVVVSPVNPQYKARELAHQLDDTDASAVVTHPALVEFVHEAATDIGADPDVLTVSESTADTTALHGVSGDPTTVDVAADTTAMQPYTSGTTGQPKGVLLTHGNLRAQAFSGFQFTTLPPEEQRELVFLPLYHITGFTHSTWQTLIRGGTAFVRNPAEWSAERCMREIEDHEITSFIGVATMFVDMVNDESFGEYDLSSLDTVNEGGAKMPVAVQERFEDSTGVAMSEGYGLTETTAATHTGVGSSFGYKPGTIGQPLRMTDAKIVDASGNEVEPGETGELLVRGPQVMKGYHDLPDATDEAFTDEGYFRTGDIARRDAENYYEIVDRKKHMINTAGYNVYPSEVESLLYEHPAVADAAVVGIPDDRRNETVKAFVVRTADADVTADDIREFCLDNLAEYKHPREVEFVDDLPRTASGKVQKFKLVTDDA, encoded by the coding sequence ATGGACGTTCCGGCATACCTACAGAACGCCGAGCGAACGAACGCCGCCGCGCTGTTCGACGCGACGGCCGACCAGCGACCCGACGCCACAGCAATCGAGGGCGAGAACCGCTCGTTCACGTTCAGCGACCTCCGCGAGCGCTCGCGCGCGCTCGCCGGCGGCCTCCACGACCGCGGCCACACCGAGGGCGACCGCCTCCTCCTCTACCTCCCGAACTGCCCCGAGTACGTCACCACCATCCTCGGGGGCCTCCGCGCCGGCGTCGTCGTCTCCCCCGTCAACCCCCAGTACAAGGCCCGCGAACTCGCACACCAGCTCGACGACACCGACGCGAGCGCCGTCGTCACCCACCCCGCCCTCGTCGAATTCGTCCACGAGGCCGCCACCGACATCGGCGCGGATCCCGACGTGCTCACCGTCAGCGAATCCACCGCGGACACGACCGCGCTCCACGGGGTGTCCGGCGACCCGACGACGGTGGACGTGGCCGCGGACACGACCGCGATGCAGCCCTACACCTCCGGAACCACCGGACAGCCGAAGGGCGTGCTGCTCACGCACGGCAACCTCCGCGCACAGGCGTTCTCGGGGTTCCAGTTCACCACCCTCCCGCCCGAGGAGCAGCGCGAACTCGTCTTCCTCCCGCTCTACCACATCACGGGGTTCACGCACTCCACGTGGCAGACCCTGATTCGCGGCGGTACGGCGTTCGTCCGGAACCCCGCGGAGTGGAGCGCCGAACGCTGCATGCGGGAAATCGAAGACCACGAGATCACGAGCTTCATCGGCGTCGCGACGATGTTCGTGGACATGGTGAACGACGAGTCCTTCGGCGAGTACGACCTCTCCTCGCTCGACACCGTCAACGAGGGCGGCGCGAAGATGCCCGTCGCCGTCCAGGAGCGATTCGAGGACAGCACGGGCGTCGCGATGAGCGAAGGCTACGGGCTCACCGAGACCACCGCCGCCACCCACACCGGCGTCGGGTCGTCGTTCGGGTACAAGCCCGGCACCATCGGTCAGCCGCTCCGCATGACGGACGCGAAAATCGTGGACGCCTCGGGGAACGAGGTCGAACCCGGCGAGACCGGAGAACTCCTCGTGCGCGGCCCCCAGGTGATGAAGGGCTACCACGACCTCCCGGACGCGACCGACGAAGCGTTCACCGACGAAGGCTACTTCCGCACCGGCGACATCGCGCGCCGGGACGCCGAGAACTACTACGAGATCGTCGACCGAAAGAAGCACATGATCAACACCGCGGGCTACAACGTCTACCCGAGCGAGGTCGAATCCCTCCTCTACGAACACCCCGCCGTGGCCGACGCCGCCGTCGTCGGCATCCCGGACGACCGCCGGAACGAGACCGTGAAGGCGTTCGTCGTCCGAACAGCCGACGCGGACGTGACCGCGGACGACATCCGGGAGTTCTGCCTCGACAACCTCGCGGAGTACAAACACCCCCGGGAGGTCGAGTTCGTCGACGACCTGCCGCGGACGGCGAGCGGGAAGGTGCAGAAGTTCAAACTGGTGACCGACGATGCGTGA
- a CDS encoding SDR family NAD(P)-dependent oxidoreductase produces the protein MREGVAFVTGASQGIGEAIARRFAEGDFAVALAARSDTTTLADELGDALAVECDVTDEASVESAIDATVAEYGGLDVLVNNAGIAGPTQPVEDVEREEWAATLETNLTGPFLCAKHAASALRDSDEGSIVNVSSVGGKRPYPNRSPYAASKLGLVGLGRTLAAEFGEDGVTVNTICPGPVAGDRIENVIEKQAEARDTTPEDVKRQEYLGDLMLDEMVTPAEVADVAYRLAVQHRHVTAQDVNVDAGMTWY, from the coding sequence ATGCGTGAGGGCGTCGCGTTCGTCACCGGCGCGAGCCAGGGCATCGGCGAGGCCATCGCGCGGCGGTTCGCGGAGGGCGATTTCGCGGTCGCGCTCGCCGCGCGCAGCGACACCACGACCCTCGCCGACGAACTCGGGGACGCGCTCGCCGTCGAGTGCGACGTGACCGACGAAGCGAGCGTCGAATCAGCCATCGACGCGACCGTCGCGGAGTACGGCGGACTGGACGTGCTCGTGAACAACGCCGGAATCGCCGGCCCGACGCAGCCGGTCGAAGACGTCGAGCGCGAGGAGTGGGCTGCGACCCTCGAGACGAACCTCACCGGCCCCTTCCTCTGCGCGAAACACGCGGCGAGCGCGCTCCGCGACAGCGACGAGGGGAGCATCGTCAACGTCTCCTCGGTGGGCGGGAAGCGCCCCTACCCGAACCGAAGCCCGTACGCCGCCTCGAAACTCGGCCTCGTCGGACTCGGCCGTACGCTCGCCGCCGAGTTCGGCGAGGACGGAGTCACCGTGAACACCATCTGTCCCGGTCCGGTCGCCGGCGACCGCATCGAGAACGTCATCGAGAAGCAGGCCGAAGCGCGCGACACCACGCCCGAGGACGTGAAACGCCAGGAGTACCTCGGGGATCTCATGCTGGACGAGATGGTGACGCCCGCGGAAGTCGCCGACGTCGCGTACCGCCTCGCCGTCCAGCACCGACACGTCACCGCCCAAGACGTTAACGTGGACGCGGGCATGACGTGGTACTAG
- a CDS encoding HAD family hydrolase, producing the protein MEYDAVFWDIGGVLLDVDSVREAHTRFMERFVAAHGLDADPRAALEEWRGVVGRQFRERDGNTYQSAYEAYALALSEVVGRDLDDSEWVSLFRATSRRYLRPTPHAREVVAALADAGVYQGIVSDVDTDEGEFILSLFGVLDHVDDVTTSEAVGRTKPDDAMFETALAKSRAAPERTVMVGDRYDHDVAGAARHGISGVAFGPDAHGPDASHRIHDLRDVLDIVGVPRGDR; encoded by the coding sequence ATGGAGTACGACGCGGTCTTCTGGGACATCGGTGGCGTGCTGCTCGACGTGGACTCGGTGCGCGAAGCCCACACGCGGTTCATGGAGCGCTTCGTCGCCGCGCACGGTCTCGACGCCGACCCGCGAGCGGCGCTCGAGGAGTGGCGCGGCGTCGTCGGCCGCCAGTTCCGCGAACGAGACGGGAACACGTACCAGTCCGCGTACGAGGCGTACGCGCTCGCGCTCTCCGAGGTCGTCGGCCGCGACCTCGACGACAGCGAGTGGGTCTCGCTCTTCCGCGCGACCTCCCGGCGGTACCTCCGACCGACCCCGCACGCACGCGAGGTCGTCGCCGCGCTCGCCGACGCCGGCGTCTATCAGGGAATCGTGAGCGACGTTGACACTGATGAGGGCGAGTTCATCCTCTCCTTGTTCGGCGTTCTCGACCACGTTGACGACGTGACGACGAGCGAGGCCGTCGGCCGTACGAAACCCGACGACGCGATGTTCGAGACCGCGCTCGCGAAGAGCCGCGCCGCGCCCGAGCGAACGGTGATGGTCGGGGATCGCTACGACCACGACGTGGCCGGGGCCGCCCGCCACGGAATCAGCGGCGTCGCGTTCGGCCCCGACGCACACGGCCCGGACGCGAGTCACCGAATCCACGATCTCCGCGACGTACTCGACATCGTCGGCGTCCCGCGGGGTGACCGATGA
- a CDS encoding NAD-dependent protein deacylase: protein MDDEAIARVAALVRDAETVSVLTGAGVSTASGIPSFRGEDGIWGEKFDPQDFHRRRFDRDPAGFWRDRLDLYDAMRPDGVEPNAAHRALADLEATGAIDGVITQNTDGLHQDAGSDRVIELHGNAERVACEECGRRSDAADARRRAADGELPPTCECGGVLKPDVVLFGEQLPANALHDARDLAERSGAFLAVGSSLTVDPAASLPATAARDGSLVVVNLDETRADELASVVLQADVTDALPAIAERVHEA from the coding sequence ATGGACGACGAAGCGATAGCGCGCGTCGCGGCGCTGGTGCGGGACGCGGAGACCGTGAGTGTGCTCACTGGGGCGGGCGTCTCCACCGCGTCCGGCATCCCAAGTTTCCGCGGCGAGGACGGCATCTGGGGCGAAAAGTTCGACCCGCAGGACTTCCACCGGCGGCGGTTCGACCGCGACCCCGCGGGGTTCTGGCGCGACCGGCTCGACCTCTACGACGCGATGCGGCCAGACGGCGTCGAACCGAACGCCGCCCACCGCGCGCTCGCAGACCTCGAAGCCACGGGTGCCATCGACGGCGTCATCACCCAGAACACGGACGGCCTCCACCAAGACGCGGGGAGCGACCGCGTCATCGAACTCCACGGGAACGCCGAGCGCGTCGCCTGCGAGGAGTGCGGTCGGCGGAGCGACGCGGCCGACGCGCGACGGCGCGCAGCGGACGGCGAGCTCCCGCCGACCTGCGAGTGCGGCGGCGTTCTCAAACCCGACGTGGTGTTGTTCGGCGAGCAACTCCCGGCGAATGCGCTGCACGACGCCCGCGACCTCGCGGAGCGCAGCGGCGCCTTCCTCGCCGTCGGATCCTCGCTGACGGTCGACCCCGCGGCCTCGCTCCCGGCGACCGCCGCGCGCGACGGCAGTCTGGTCGTGGTGAACCTCGACGAGACGCGGGCGGACGAACTCGCGTCTGTCGTGCTCCAGGCGGACGTGACGGACGCGCTACCGGCGATAGCGGAACGCGTTCACGAGGCGTAA